One segment of Candidatus Aminicenantes bacterium DNA contains the following:
- a CDS encoding ATP-binding protein: MLSFVLISSGYIAIAYFIVMGGINAKFLVFLILTVPLLLFIVIVVWTNNHLSKPIQLLKNGIEKISYGDLSHRISVTSDNEFSFLGSQFNEMAEKIETMMRQIESTHKDLENQVHTRTVELKEANKKLQIAIQELRDTQQHIIQTEKQKSLTAIVSGFAHEINNPLTGILGYVDLLTIRDDITPYTKEKLVSIQKQALRIKTIIDQLNQLNPDMDQVKMEINIANMLEKLVKVVSSRPENSDVTIEKHDFDQEIIVLGNHFALWQVFEGIVENAIEALKENNIPNGKITINLKKSMDGQNIIVDVMDNGGGFNNLEKAFDPFYTTKNRTQKKGIGLTIAYNIIQEHAGNIVISNNDQHGATVSVYLKMNSRKFKNQKQVEEK; the protein is encoded by the coding sequence TTGCTTTCGTTCGTCCTGATCAGTTCGGGCTACATCGCCATTGCCTATTTCATCGTCATGGGCGGCATCAACGCCAAGTTCCTGGTCTTTTTAATTCTGACCGTCCCCCTGCTCCTTTTCATCGTGATCGTCGTCTGGACCAACAACCATCTGTCCAAGCCGATCCAATTGCTTAAAAACGGCATCGAAAAAATCAGCTACGGGGACCTGTCGCACCGCATCTCCGTTACCAGCGACAATGAATTTTCGTTTCTGGGCAGCCAATTCAATGAAATGGCCGAAAAAATCGAAACCATGATGCGCCAGATCGAGTCGACGCACAAGGATCTGGAAAACCAGGTCCATACGCGAACGGTGGAATTGAAGGAAGCCAACAAGAAGCTGCAAATCGCGATCCAGGAGCTTCGCGACACCCAGCAACATATCATCCAGACTGAAAAGCAAAAATCGCTGACCGCCATCGTCTCGGGCTTCGCCCATGAAATCAACAATCCGCTGACCGGGATCCTGGGTTATGTCGACTTGCTGACCATCCGCGATGACATCACTCCCTACACCAAGGAAAAGCTGGTCAGCATCCAGAAACAGGCGTTGCGCATCAAGACCATCATCGACCAGCTGAACCAGTTGAATCCGGACATGGACCAAGTCAAGATGGAAATCAACATCGCCAACATGCTTGAAAAACTGGTGAAAGTCGTTTCCAGCCGCCCGGAAAACAGCGATGTCACCATTGAAAAACACGATTTTGACCAAGAAATCATTGTCCTGGGCAACCATTTTGCCCTGTGGCAGGTATTCGAGGGCATCGTTGAAAATGCCATCGAAGCGCTGAAGGAAAACAATATCCCAAACGGCAAGATCACCATCAACTTGAAAAAATCGATGGATGGCCAGAACATCATCGTCGATGTCATGGATAACGGCGGCGGTTTCAACAATCTGGAAAAGGCATTCGATCCTTTTTACACCACCAAGAACCGGACGCAGAAAAAAGGCATCGGCTTGACCATTGCCTACAACATCATCCAGGAACACGCGGGCAATATCGTGATCAGCAACAACGATCAGCACGGGGCCACGGTATCGGTATACTTGAAAATGAACAGCAGAAAATTCAAAAACCAAAAGCAAGTGGAGGAAAAATAA
- a CDS encoding PhoH family protein: protein MDEFICPDELGNQFPLLLQKNLAAIETAFNLDISLRGNKIMYSGSAPQAKKFKKYLLHLSRLAAGNNGLRNHDVLFSLNLVLDGKIDELPEKSLTNNGIRVDGKEVFAKTSNQQAYVQALREKNLIFGIGPAGTGKTFLAIAMALNSLINKKVERIVLTRPVVEAGEKLGFLPGDIQQKINPYLRPLYDALYFLIGFERTAELIEKGIIEIAPLAYMRGRTINDAFIILDEGQNTVNSQMKMFLTRFGLNSRVAITADITQIDLSEPKKSGIFKAIEILKNVPEIAVIRLTNKDVVRHPLIQKIIEAYARAEK from the coding sequence ATGGATGAATTCATCTGCCCCGACGAGCTGGGCAATCAATTTCCGCTCTTGCTCCAGAAAAACCTGGCCGCGATCGAGACGGCCTTCAACCTGGATATCTCCCTGCGCGGCAACAAGATCATGTATTCCGGCAGCGCTCCCCAGGCCAAGAAATTCAAGAAATACCTGCTGCATCTTTCGCGCCTCGCCGCCGGAAACAACGGGCTTCGCAACCACGATGTCCTGTTCAGCCTGAACCTGGTGCTTGACGGAAAAATCGACGAATTGCCTGAAAAGTCATTGACCAACAACGGCATCAGAGTGGACGGCAAGGAGGTCTTTGCCAAAACCTCCAACCAGCAGGCCTATGTCCAGGCGCTGCGGGAAAAGAACCTGATCTTCGGCATCGGGCCGGCCGGCACCGGCAAGACCTTTTTGGCTATCGCCATGGCCTTGAACTCCCTGATTAACAAGAAAGTGGAGCGCATCGTCCTGACGCGGCCGGTCGTGGAGGCGGGCGAAAAGCTGGGGTTCCTGCCCGGCGACATCCAGCAGAAGATCAACCCCTACCTGCGTCCGCTGTACGACGCCCTGTACTTCCTCATCGGCTTCGAAAGAACGGCCGAACTGATCGAAAAGGGGATCATCGAGATCGCCCCGCTGGCGTACATGCGCGGCCGCACCATCAACGATGCCTTCATCATTCTCGATGAGGGCCAGAATACCGTCAATTCGCAGATGAAAATGTTCCTCACCCGTTTCGGGCTCAATTCGCGCGTCGCCATCACGGCCGATATCACCCAGATCGACTTGAGCGAACCGAAGAAATCGGGCATATTCAAAGCCATCGAGATCCTGAAAAACGTGCCGGAAATCGCGGTCATCCGCCTGACCAACAAAGATGTCGTCCGTCATCCCCTGATCCAGAAGATCATTGAGGCTTACGCCAGGGCGGAAAAATGA
- a CDS encoding DASS family sodium-coupled anion symporter, whose amino-acid sequence MENETTDGRGAEAAGEISALESKIEFWRQRISLLLGPLLSLVIWLIPMPGLNRQAHALAAIIGWIVVWWIGEPIPIPVSAVLGAVLCILAGVADARTVLAPFAEPTIFLFLGSFILARAMGVHALDRRFAYAIMSMGWIADKSWRILFAFGAITAFISMWISNTATTAMMLPIGIGIVSAMSDLQEKKTGRKTDPARSRFATGMMLMAAYAASAGGIGTPVGTPPNLIGIAMIEKFCGVKIPFFKWMQFALPMLVVMYGLLFLLLYFLHKPEMPLLAGSRDFMRQELAKLGPWSRGQKNSLAAFLVTACLWIIPGFLAIFCSASAPLSKWYGLRLPEAVAALIGAMLLFVLPLDWKKRQFTISWRQAVAIDWGTLLLFGGGLSLGSLMFSTGLAERVGQGLLHLSGAESLWAITGAAVFIAIVASETTSNTAAANMVVPVVIALALAAKVNPVPPALGAILGCSWGFMLPVSTPPNAIVYGSGMVPITKMIRAGLLFDLSGGLVIWAVLRLLLPLIGLA is encoded by the coding sequence ATGGAAAACGAGACAACCGACGGCCGCGGGGCTGAAGCGGCGGGGGAAATTTCCGCGCTTGAAAGCAAAATCGAATTTTGGCGGCAAAGGATAAGCCTTCTTCTGGGACCGCTGCTGTCACTGGTCATCTGGCTCATCCCCATGCCCGGCCTGAATCGACAAGCCCACGCTCTGGCCGCCATCATCGGCTGGATCGTCGTTTGGTGGATCGGCGAACCGATACCCATCCCCGTCAGCGCCGTCTTGGGGGCCGTGCTGTGCATTCTTGCCGGCGTAGCCGATGCCAGAACGGTTTTAGCCCCTTTTGCCGAACCGACCATCTTCCTGTTTCTTGGCAGTTTCATCCTGGCCCGGGCCATGGGCGTTCATGCCCTGGACCGGAGGTTCGCCTACGCCATCATGTCCATGGGCTGGATCGCCGACAAATCCTGGCGCATACTTTTCGCTTTCGGAGCTATCACCGCCTTCATTTCAATGTGGATCAGCAATACGGCGACCACGGCCATGATGCTGCCGATCGGCATCGGAATCGTCAGCGCCATGTCCGACCTGCAGGAGAAAAAAACCGGCCGAAAAACGGATCCGGCCCGTTCCCGTTTCGCGACCGGGATGATGTTGATGGCCGCATACGCTGCTTCCGCCGGCGGCATCGGCACGCCGGTCGGAACTCCGCCCAACCTCATCGGCATCGCCATGATCGAAAAATTCTGCGGGGTCAAAATACCATTTTTCAAATGGATGCAGTTTGCCCTACCCATGCTCGTTGTCATGTACGGCTTGCTGTTCCTTCTGCTCTATTTTTTGCACAAGCCGGAAATGCCGCTGCTGGCTGGGAGCCGGGATTTCATGCGCCAGGAGCTGGCCAAACTCGGTCCCTGGAGCCGCGGCCAGAAAAATTCTCTGGCCGCTTTCCTGGTCACGGCCTGCCTGTGGATCATTCCCGGCTTTCTGGCTATTTTTTGCAGCGCCTCCGCTCCGCTAAGCAAATGGTACGGCCTGAGGCTGCCCGAAGCCGTTGCCGCCCTGATCGGAGCGATGTTGCTGTTCGTGCTGCCGCTGGATTGGAAAAAGAGACAATTCACCATTTCCTGGCGCCAGGCCGTGGCCATCGACTGGGGCACCTTGCTGTTGTTCGGCGGCGGACTGAGCTTGGGCAGCCTGATGTTCAGTACCGGCCTGGCCGAACGCGTCGGCCAGGGGCTTTTACACCTGTCGGGGGCGGAATCGCTGTGGGCCATCACCGGGGCGGCGGTATTCATCGCCATCGTCGCCAGTGAAACGACCTCCAATACCGCCGCCGCCAACATGGTCGTTCCCGTGGTCATCGCCCTGGCGTTGGCTGCGAAAGTCAACCCGGTGCCGCCGGCCCTGGGCGCCATCCTGGGCTGCAGCTGGGGATTCATGCTCCCGGTATCGACGCCGCCGAACGCCATCGTCTACGGATCGGGGATGGTGCCCATCACCAAAATGATCCGCGCCGGGCTGCTTTTCGACCTGAGCGGCGGTTTGGTCATTTGGGCGGTTCTGCGCCTGCTGCTGCCCCTTATCGGCCTGGCCTGA
- a CDS encoding SurA N-terminal domain-containing protein: protein MLKTMRSKKKSLSWILWLLILAFVGFIFVQWGSGRFESGGLDRDVAAVGSKRISGENFQKDLTQSLAMYSKQFKNNFSRSLINQLGIAEQVLQGMVNALIIEMEADKLNLSVSETELKDAIRSYPAFQRDGGFIGSEEYERLLAYNQIKVLDFEEGLRKELLADKLKELLTSGLALDWNSIEEDYRKENDKAELETIAFKSEAVKEEPAFSAAELEEFYQDNKNLFKSHEKRSGQMLVLKFADFKKDVVIPEKEAFAYFQKNRSMFKVPGKTKISRIWVPYTPQDRDDVLKRMEAATAILTGQNFADKARELSSDEKAKDGGDWGYWGWQNFSNQERSMIDNLKQGEISSPIDAQQAFSILYVSEKIEEKQETYGEIKARITSLLENEQLKKLVNDKIGKLYAKIKEANDLKQGEDKQKMPLLPSGLLAAGDSIKNIDEMGYISQKLFTLRENEIAPPMEFPEGFAIVQLLRIVKPEVEPFEKVKDQVKTQMLSAKKLQLQLAKAQAVGAELQKLADDKKIAAYLAKENLKPESVTYQRGNQLSGFPVRPGLDEAIFQMRENAYSLPLTFGSEAAVIVKLKSKKIVSAEEFAKQKDGYYRKKLAEAENSMFGSYIMSRRNEHKISFNAEIFEKIKEYAVSRFR, encoded by the coding sequence ATGCTCAAGACGATGAGAAGCAAAAAGAAGTCGCTTTCCTGGATCCTGTGGCTGCTCATACTGGCGTTCGTCGGATTCATTTTCGTGCAGTGGGGATCGGGGCGTTTCGAATCGGGTGGCCTGGATAGAGACGTGGCCGCGGTCGGCAGCAAGCGGATCAGCGGTGAGAATTTCCAAAAAGATCTGACCCAGAGCTTGGCCATGTACAGCAAGCAGTTCAAGAATAATTTCAGCCGCTCGCTGATCAACCAGCTGGGCATCGCCGAGCAGGTCCTGCAAGGCATGGTCAATGCGCTGATCATCGAAATGGAAGCGGACAAGCTGAACCTGAGCGTCAGCGAGACCGAATTGAAGGATGCCATCCGCTCCTATCCGGCTTTTCAGCGCGACGGCGGCTTCATCGGCTCCGAAGAGTATGAGCGGCTGCTCGCCTACAACCAGATCAAGGTGCTTGACTTCGAGGAAGGGCTCAGGAAGGAGCTTCTAGCCGACAAGTTGAAGGAATTGCTGACCAGCGGCCTGGCCCTCGACTGGAACTCGATCGAGGAGGATTACCGCAAGGAAAACGACAAGGCCGAGCTCGAAACCATCGCTTTCAAGAGCGAGGCAGTGAAAGAGGAACCGGCGTTCAGCGCGGCCGAGCTTGAGGAATTCTATCAGGACAACAAGAATTTGTTCAAAAGCCACGAAAAAAGATCAGGCCAGATGCTGGTCCTGAAATTCGCCGATTTCAAGAAGGACGTGGTCATCCCGGAGAAAGAAGCCTTCGCCTATTTCCAAAAAAACAGGAGCATGTTCAAGGTCCCGGGGAAAACGAAAATCAGCCGCATCTGGGTCCCGTACACGCCGCAGGATCGCGACGACGTGTTGAAAAGAATGGAGGCGGCAACCGCGATATTGACCGGCCAGAACTTTGCCGATAAAGCCCGGGAATTGTCCAGCGATGAAAAGGCCAAGGATGGGGGAGACTGGGGGTATTGGGGCTGGCAGAATTTTTCCAACCAGGAACGAAGCATGATCGACAACCTGAAACAGGGGGAGATATCCTCGCCCATTGACGCCCAGCAGGCGTTTTCCATCCTGTACGTTTCAGAAAAAATCGAAGAAAAACAGGAAACCTACGGAGAGATCAAGGCGAGAATCACCAGCCTGCTGGAGAACGAGCAGTTGAAAAAGCTGGTCAACGATAAAATCGGCAAGCTCTACGCAAAGATCAAGGAAGCCAACGACCTCAAGCAGGGCGAGGACAAGCAGAAAATGCCGCTGCTTCCCAGCGGCCTACTGGCGGCGGGCGATTCCATAAAAAACATCGATGAGATGGGGTACATTTCCCAGAAGCTCTTTACCCTGCGCGAGAACGAGATCGCGCCGCCCATGGAATTCCCGGAAGGGTTCGCCATCGTCCAGTTGCTGCGCATCGTCAAGCCGGAAGTTGAACCCTTCGAGAAGGTCAAGGATCAGGTGAAGACGCAAATGCTGTCCGCGAAAAAACTGCAGCTGCAGCTGGCCAAAGCCCAGGCCGTCGGTGCCGAATTGCAGAAGCTGGCCGACGATAAAAAAATCGCCGCCTACCTGGCCAAGGAGAACCTCAAGCCCGAAAGCGTCACCTATCAACGGGGAAATCAGCTGTCGGGGTTCCCGGTCCGGCCGGGCCTGGACGAGGCCATTTTCCAGATGCGCGAGAACGCCTATTCGCTCCCGCTGACCTTCGGATCCGAGGCGGCGGTCATCGTCAAGCTGAAGAGCAAGAAAATCGTTTCGGCCGAGGAATTCGCCAAGCAGAAGGATGGCTATTACCGGAAAAAACTGGCCGAGGCCGAAAACAGCATGTTTGGCTCGTATATCATGAGTCGAAGGAACGAGCACAAGATCAGCTTCAATGCCGAGATTTTTGAAAAAATAAAAGAATACGCCGTATCGCGCTTCCGTTGA
- the era gene encoding GTPase Era, with the protein MKKGKSRHSGYVALLGRTNVGKSTFINALLKTKVAIVSDKPQTTRRRILAIKTSERGQIVFFDCPGIHKPHFKLNELMMKAVNDALADADLILYFIDLAFPKQDDFVISLLEKAGKKVFLVINKIDKLNKGKVLEKIQHEKDLFPWQEIVPISALRGDNLDLIEELIFACLPEGENFFPDDEYTQQSENFFIGELIRENMLPWIEDELPFSTTIKVAEIKDRGEVVLVRAEIFVESSSQKKIIIGKNGRMIKQIGQTARQTLEAYYEKKVFLDLFVKIVPGWRNSYQVIQEILR; encoded by the coding sequence GTGAAAAAGGGTAAAAGCCGGCATTCGGGCTATGTCGCCCTGCTGGGCCGGACCAATGTCGGCAAATCGACATTCATCAACGCCTTGTTGAAGACAAAGGTGGCCATCGTCTCCGACAAACCACAGACCACGCGCCGGAGGATCCTGGCCATCAAGACCAGCGAGCGCGGCCAGATCGTTTTCTTCGACTGCCCGGGCATCCACAAGCCCCATTTCAAGCTGAACGAACTGATGATGAAGGCGGTCAACGACGCCCTGGCCGACGCCGACCTGATCCTCTATTTCATCGACCTGGCGTTTCCAAAGCAAGACGATTTTGTCATCTCGCTGCTGGAAAAAGCCGGTAAAAAGGTTTTTTTAGTGATCAACAAGATCGACAAGTTGAACAAGGGCAAGGTGCTGGAAAAAATCCAGCACGAGAAGGATCTTTTCCCCTGGCAGGAAATCGTGCCCATCTCGGCGCTCCGCGGCGACAACCTCGATCTGATCGAAGAGCTGATCTTCGCTTGCCTCCCGGAGGGGGAAAATTTTTTCCCCGACGACGAATACACCCAGCAATCGGAGAATTTCTTCATCGGCGAATTGATCAGGGAAAACATGCTGCCCTGGATCGAAGACGAACTCCCCTTCAGCACCACGATCAAGGTGGCCGAGATAAAGGACAGGGGGGAGGTCGTCCTGGTGCGGGCGGAAATCTTTGTCGAATCGAGCTCGCAAAAAAAAATCATCATCGGCAAGAACGGCCGCATGATCAAGCAAATCGGCCAGACGGCGCGGCAAACCCTGGAAGCATACTATGAAAAAAAGGTTTTTCTGGATCTGTTCGTCAAAATTGTCCCGGGCTGGCGGAATTCCTACCAGGTGATCCAGGAAATTTTGCGCTAA
- a CDS encoding hemolysin family protein, translating into MTVAVLIVLYLVTILFYLLESSFESFSRISLAKFLKGLPARRKPDFAFVEKFDLVIHSLETVVFLLQIILLIWTFQVLQNAIPSATSRILLIGLLYLVFFNLVFYIAAYVNREKVLRSLLFLFPVAWTIFYPLNFIFKVFLKESPADAREDQNEDLSDEQLEVFLEEGAKEGVIEKEDQEMIESVLEFGDTLVKEIMTPRVDMIYVHIDSSLDEIIAVITHKKKSRLPVVGDRMDHVEGIILAKDVFNYWGRSEFNIREILRPPFFIPETMRILELLKELQKTKQKFAIVIDEFGGVCGVISMEDVIEEIVGEIKDEYDEDLEPIVRDRDGFIVQGDLAIYELNEALKIEIDDNEDYQTVAGLISCKLGKIPGLHDQVTVEGYVLEVLEVDKNRIKRVRIYREKG; encoded by the coding sequence ATGACCGTCGCCGTCCTGATCGTCCTGTACCTGGTGACCATCCTGTTCTACCTGCTGGAAAGCAGTTTTGAAAGCTTTTCCCGGATCTCGCTGGCAAAATTCCTCAAGGGCCTGCCGGCCAGACGCAAGCCCGACTTCGCTTTCGTCGAGAAGTTCGACCTGGTCATCCATTCATTGGAAACGGTGGTTTTTCTCCTGCAGATCATTCTGCTGATCTGGACGTTCCAAGTGCTGCAAAACGCCATCCCTTCGGCCACCTCCAGGATCCTGCTCATCGGCTTGCTGTACCTGGTCTTCTTCAACCTGGTCTTCTATATCGCCGCCTATGTGAACCGCGAAAAGGTCCTGCGCAGCCTGCTGTTCCTTTTCCCGGTCGCCTGGACGATATTTTATCCCCTGAATTTCATCTTCAAGGTCTTCCTGAAGGAGAGCCCGGCCGATGCCAGAGAGGACCAGAATGAGGACCTGAGCGACGAGCAATTGGAGGTTTTCCTCGAAGAGGGGGCCAAGGAGGGGGTGATCGAAAAGGAAGACCAGGAGATGATCGAGAGCGTCCTCGAATTCGGGGACACCCTGGTCAAGGAAATCATGACCCCGCGCGTGGACATGATTTACGTGCATATCGACTCCAGCCTGGACGAGATCATCGCGGTGATCACCCACAAGAAAAAATCGCGCTTGCCGGTGGTCGGCGACAGGATGGACCATGTCGAAGGCATCATCCTGGCCAAGGACGTGTTCAATTACTGGGGCCGCAGCGAGTTCAACATCCGCGAAATTCTCCGGCCGCCCTTTTTCATCCCCGAGACCATGCGCATCCTGGAATTGCTCAAGGAGCTGCAGAAGACCAAGCAGAAATTCGCCATCGTCATTGACGAGTTCGGCGGCGTGTGCGGGGTAATCAGCATGGAGGACGTGATCGAGGAGATCGTCGGCGAGATCAAGGACGAATACGATGAGGATTTGGAGCCCATCGTCCGCGACCGCGACGGCTTCATCGTCCAGGGTGATCTCGCCATCTACGAATTGAACGAAGCCCTGAAGATCGAAATAGACGACAACGAGGATTATCAAACCGTCGCCGGCCTGATCAGCTGCAAACTGGGCAAAATCCCGGGGCTTCATGACCAGGTGACCGTTGAAGGCTATGTTCTCGAAGTCCTGGAAGTCGACAAAAACCGCATCAAAAGAGTGCGCATCTACCGTGAAAAAGGGTAA
- the ybeY gene encoding rRNA maturation RNase YbeY — MIQILNNGYCFDKKALLRAIRRVTAELHFRGAVTVKIAADDEVRRLNKQYRRQDRVTDVLSFALGEKLPDGLYAGDILICWSLAEKQARENNHSLQKEMLLLMIHGLLHLNGYDHEKDKGEMLALQQRLFAMHAGELA; from the coding sequence ATGATACAAATCCTCAATAACGGTTATTGTTTTGATAAAAAGGCATTGCTGCGAGCCATCCGGCGCGTCACCGCCGAGCTGCATTTCCGGGGAGCGGTGACCGTCAAGATCGCCGCCGACGACGAGGTGCGGCGGTTGAACAAGCAGTACCGCCGCCAGGATCGCGTTACCGACGTCTTGAGTTTCGCCCTTGGGGAAAAGCTGCCCGACGGTCTATACGCCGGCGATATCCTGATTTGCTGGAGCCTGGCTGAAAAGCAAGCCCGGGAAAACAACCATTCGCTGCAGAAGGAAATGCTGCTGCTGATGATCCACGGCTTGCTGCACTTGAACGGCTACGACCATGAAAAGGACAAGGGGGAAATGCTGGCCCTGCAGCAGCGTCTGTTTGCCATGCATGCCGGTGAGCTTGCATGA
- a CDS encoding HDIG domain-containing protein: MNFDLELKKKQKLPAVTGRGSTSRGKLLIRLAFLLIISYISYRPPLKTVSGPSLKLGDIAGEDIVIRRDMTVEDREMTEAKRKEAKASLSPVYEFSEQKSASSQMLFNEWFKFFKGARQDWAKGRVKPEQLRSQISANFGIELSAAAIQELLRANTFAKIDLHLLLQEVAGWEEKGILFSKIGIPRGRDDFITIYSEKKGFSQAKVADLFDLNEIKGKLNDLLMNFSLQNNEKVILTPILLEYISVNVSFSKILTRLQEEKVLAQVNPAFIQLKQNKIILRRGDEISTDHLRLIHLISAEEKTGKNKIPGIFLVFTLLAILFYFFWRLHALTQIGGINRPKLDFVGAMTFIACAVSYRLAIFIYPLVLNNIAQNIHIDNAVMVYGIPFAIGSLLIAFLFSLQSAVTFSIINAIISGIICDWDFKVMLFVLSGNLAVAFGVEYYQRLKRSSILKAGFFWLLPVNMSLCLMFALSKANLNWRSLAFFVSMGIVSALLSVFIANFMIPLWEVIFKVVTDLKLVEITNLNLPVFREMLEKAPGTYHHSQMVASLAESAAQELQLSPILVRAMALYHDVGKIDNPQFFTENSSVYENPHTQLTPRDSAKIIIAHIGLGLEKANALKLPRKVAQAIEQHHGTKLVKYFYEKARKSSSGQLDDFDENMFRYPGKKPQEIEQVIIMLADQVEAASKSLSAPKDQDIKNVIEQIISADSAENQFVECKDLTFKALNIIAGSFYNKLASIYHQRIAYPGFDFQKEPAHDTNPQ; the protein is encoded by the coding sequence ATGAATTTCGACCTGGAATTGAAAAAAAAGCAAAAACTGCCGGCGGTCACCGGGAGGGGGAGCACATCGCGCGGGAAACTTCTGATCCGCCTCGCCTTCCTGCTCATCATTTCTTACATCAGCTATCGGCCGCCCTTAAAAACAGTCAGCGGCCCATCCTTGAAGCTCGGCGACATCGCTGGCGAAGATATCGTCATCCGCAGGGACATGACCGTGGAAGACAGGGAGATGACCGAGGCCAAGCGCAAGGAAGCCAAGGCGAGCCTGAGTCCGGTCTACGAATTCAGCGAGCAGAAGAGCGCCAGCAGTCAGATGCTGTTCAACGAGTGGTTCAAGTTTTTCAAGGGCGCACGCCAGGATTGGGCCAAGGGCCGGGTGAAGCCGGAACAACTCCGTTCCCAAATCAGCGCCAATTTCGGCATCGAACTGTCGGCCGCGGCCATCCAGGAACTGCTCAGGGCCAATACGTTCGCCAAGATCGACCTGCATCTTTTGCTTCAGGAAGTGGCCGGCTGGGAGGAAAAGGGGATACTCTTTTCCAAAATCGGCATTCCTAGGGGTCGAGACGACTTCATCACGATTTATTCAGAAAAAAAAGGCTTTTCCCAGGCAAAAGTGGCCGATCTGTTCGATCTGAACGAAATAAAAGGCAAGTTGAACGATTTACTAATGAATTTCTCCCTGCAAAACAACGAAAAAGTGATCTTGACCCCGATTCTCCTGGAATATATCAGCGTCAATGTCTCTTTTTCGAAAATATTGACCCGCCTTCAGGAGGAAAAGGTCCTGGCCCAGGTCAACCCGGCTTTCATCCAGCTGAAGCAAAACAAGATCATCCTGCGCCGCGGCGATGAGATCAGCACAGACCACCTGCGCCTGATCCACCTGATCAGCGCCGAAGAAAAAACCGGCAAAAATAAAATTCCAGGCATTTTTCTCGTTTTCACCCTTCTCGCCATCTTATTCTATTTTTTCTGGCGGTTGCACGCCTTGACCCAGATCGGGGGGATCAACCGCCCGAAGCTCGATTTTGTCGGCGCCATGACCTTCATCGCCTGCGCCGTAAGCTACCGGCTGGCGATTTTCATCTACCCGCTGGTCTTGAACAATATTGCCCAGAACATCCACATCGACAACGCCGTCATGGTTTACGGCATTCCGTTCGCGATCGGGTCGCTGCTCATCGCTTTTCTGTTCAGTCTGCAGAGTGCGGTCACTTTTTCGATCATCAATGCCATCATCAGCGGCATCATCTGCGATTGGGATTTCAAGGTCATGCTCTTCGTTTTGTCCGGCAACCTGGCGGTGGCCTTCGGCGTCGAATATTACCAGCGCTTGAAGCGTTCCTCGATCCTGAAAGCCGGTTTTTTTTGGCTGCTCCCGGTCAACATGTCGCTCTGCCTGATGTTCGCACTCAGCAAGGCGAATTTAAACTGGCGCAGCTTGGCTTTTTTCGTCAGCATGGGAATCGTGTCGGCCTTGCTGTCGGTTTTTATCGCCAATTTCATGATTCCACTCTGGGAAGTCATCTTCAAGGTGGTCACCGACCTGAAGCTGGTCGAGATCACCAATTTGAACCTGCCGGTGTTCCGCGAGATGCTCGAGAAGGCGCCGGGGACCTACCATCATTCGCAGATGGTGGCCTCCCTGGCCGAGTCGGCCGCCCAGGAACTGCAACTGTCGCCGATCCTGGTGCGGGCCATGGCCCTATACCACGATGTCGGGAAAATCGACAACCCGCAGTTTTTTACCGAGAATTCTTCGGTGTACGAGAACCCCCATACCCAGCTGACGCCCCGGGACAGCGCCAAGATCATCATCGCCCACATCGGTCTTGGCCTGGAAAAAGCGAATGCGCTGAAATTGCCCCGCAAGGTCGCGCAAGCCATCGAACAGCACCACGGGACCAAATTGGTCAAATATTTCTATGAAAAAGCCAGGAAAAGCAGCTCCGGCCAGCTCGACGATTTTGACGAAAACATGTTCCGCTATCCGGGCAAAAAACCGCAGGAGATCGAGCAGGTGATCATCATGCTGGCCGACCAGGTAGAGGCGGCGTCAAAAAGCCTCTCAGCGCCCAAGGACCAGGACATCAAAAACGTCATTGAGCAGATCATCAGCGCCGACAGCGCTGAGAATCAATTCGTCGAATGCAAGGACCTGACCTTCAAAGCCCTGAACATCATCGCCGGCAGCTTCTACAACAAGCTGGCCTCCATCTATCACCAGCGCATCGCGTATCCAGGTTTTGATTTTCAGAAAGAGCCCGCCCATGATACAAATCCTCAATAA